Proteins co-encoded in one Erinaceus europaeus chromosome 2, mEriEur2.1, whole genome shotgun sequence genomic window:
- the LOC132537049 gene encoding general transcription and DNA repair factor IIH helicase subunit XPD-like: MLELKRTLDAKGHRVLEMPSGTGKTVSLLALIMAYQRAYPLEVTKLIYCSRTVPEIEKVIEELRKLLNFYEKQEGEKLPFLGLALSSRKNLCIHPEDSEEDDQGPVSFRMEETTEPPADGEHLQEHEVGQMLATEELPLEVDDSPSLACGDHQGRGDPLGSCNASYQVRSS, translated from the exons ATGCTGGAGCTCAAGCGCACGCTGGACGccaag GGTCACAGAGTCCTGGAGATGCCCTCGGGCACAGGGAAGACGGTGTCCCTGCTGGCCCTGATCATGGCCTACCAGCGA GCCTACCCGCTGGAGGTGACTAAGCTCATCTACTGCTCGAGAACCGTGCCTGAGATTGAGAAG GTGATAGAAGAGCTTCGCAAGTTGCTCAACTTCTACGAGAAGCAGGAGGGCGAGAAGCTGCCGTTTCTGGGGCTGGCTCTAAGCTCCCGGAAGAACCTGTGCATTCACCCTGAG gactctgaggaagatgatcagggacctgtgagtttcagaatggaagaaaccacagagccacctgcag atggcgaacatctgcaggagcatgaagtgggccaaatgctggccactgaggagcttccactagAAGTTGATGAttcccccagcctggcatgtggagaccatcaggggagaggggaccccctgggttcctgtaaTGCCTCCTACCAGGTAAGatcttcctga